TTTCTCTCTGAACATTCTGTTTACTTTAATGGGGAATTAGAGAGTCGTCGTGGTAAAAAACTTCGTATCGGAGATAAAATTGACATCCCTGACATGAATATTGACATCTTGTTGACACAACCTACTTCTGAGGAGCAAGAGGAATACCAAGCTGATAAAGTTGAAAAAGAACGAATCGCTAAACTTGTCAAGGAGATGAATAAAGGAATTAAAAAAGACAACTCTAAACCTACTTCATCACCCAAAAGCAAACAAGCTCCGCGATTCCCTGGTAGATAATCATGTGGCTACAACACCTATCTCTCAAAACTTTTCGTAACTACAAAGAGACGAAAATAGACTTTAATCCTAAATTAAATGTCTTTTTAGGACGCAATGCACAAGGTAAAACAAATATGTTAGAGGCTATCTATTTTTTAGCCTTAACACGTAGTCATCGAACTCGAACAGATAAAAATCTCATTCATTTTGATGAGGAACAACTTCATCTTTCAGGTCTTGTTCAGAAAAAAACGGGATCCATTCCTCTCGAAATTGAACTAACGCAAAAAGGCCGTGTAACAAAAGTTAATCACTTAAAACAGGCACGACTTTCAGATTATGTCGGACACATGAATGTTGTCTTATTTGCTCCTGAAGATTTACAACTAATTAAAGGAGCACCTTCGGTTCGACGAAAATTCATTGATATGGAGCTTGGGCAAATTAAGCCCATCTATTTATCAGATTTAACCAATTATAACCACATCCTAAAACAAAGGAACACTTATCTAAAATCAGCTCAAAAAATAGATGAAACCTTCCTTTCAGTACTAGATGATCAGCTAGTCGATTATGGATGTCGTGTAATGAATCACCGTTTAGATTTCATAAAAAAACTAGAGTATTTTGGGTATAAGAAACATTTTGAATTATCTAATCAGATTGAAGAGTTGTCAATAACCTATCAATCTTCTGTCAAGCTAACTGACAAAGAATACTTATCCGAATCTTTCAAAATTGCTTTAGAAAAAAGTCGGTCCAGAGATTTATTTAAAAAGAACACTGGTGTTGGTCCTCATCGGGATGACATTTCTTTTTATATAAATGGGATGGATGCTAGTTTTGGAAGTCAAGGTCAACATCGTAGTCTCGTCCTCTCGATAAAATTAGCAGAAATCGAATTAATGGAAAGTATTACTACAGAATCTCCTATATTACTGCTTGACGATGTTATGAGCGAACTTGACAATACTAGACAACTAAAATTATTAGAAACGATTTCTCATTCAATCCAAACCTTTATTACAACAACCAGCTTAGATCATCTTCAGAATCTACCAGAAAATCTAAGTATATTCACTATTCAGGATGGTAAAGTTACTGTAAATTGAAGTTGACAATATCGTAAAAGAACTCCTGTTCTCACGGGAGTTCTTTTACGATATTTTTACATAGAATAATTTGGTGCCTCATTAGTAATTTGTACATCATGAGGATGGCTTTCTTTCAAACCAGCACCAGACATTTCAATAAATTGAGCATTATCGTGTAGTTCTTTAAGGCTAGCTGCACCACAGTAACCCATACCAGATCGAATACCACCAATCATTTGGAAAACGATATCAGCTGCCGCTCCTTTATAAGCAACACGACCTTCAATTCCTTCTGGAACGAGTTTGTTTGCTTCATTGATAGAACCTTGGAAGTAACGGTCGCTTGAACCCTTCTTCATAGCAGCGATTGAACCCATACCACGGTAAGTCTTGAATTTACGTCCTTGGAAAATTTCAGTTTCTCCTGGAGCTTCATCAGTCCCAGCAAACATAGATCCAAGCATAACAGCATTTCCACCTGCAGCAAGTGCTTTTACAATATCTCCAGAATACTTGATTCCGCCATCAGCGATAATCGTTTTGCCATATTCACGTGCAACAGCTGCTGCATCGTAGATAGCTGTTACTTGAGGAACACCAACACCAGCAATCACACGAGTTGTACAGATTGAACCTGGGCCAATACCGACTTTAACAACGTCAACACCTGCATCATAAAGGGCACGCGCACCTTCAGCAGTAGCGATGTTCCCAGCAATCAGTGTACGATCCGGGAAATGAGCACGGATTTCAGCGATTTTACGAAGCACACCCGCTGAGTGTCCATGTGCTGTATCGATGACAATTGCATCTGCGCCCGCTTCAAAAAGAGCTTCAGCACGTTCAAAAGTATCAGAAGTTACACCTACCGCACCAGCAACTAGAAGACGTCCAAACTCATCTTTAGCAGCATTTGGAAATTCAATTACTTTTTCAATATCTTTAATCGTAATCAAACCAGAAAGACGACCTTCTTCATCTACCAAGGGAAGCTTTTCAATACGGTGTTCTTGAAGGATGTTCTCAGCTGTTGCAAGGTCTGTACCCACAGGAGCAGTAACAAGATTTTCACTAGTCATATGGTTTGAGATTGGTTGGTTATAATCTGAAATAAAACGAAGATCTCGGTTTGTCAAAATACCAACTAATTTACGATTTTCAAGTGTTTCAACAACTGGAACACCACTGATACGGTAACGTCCCATAAGCTCATCAGCTTCAGCAATTGTATGTTCAGGGGTCAAGAAGAACGGATCAATAATAACACCATTTTCAGAACGTTTTACCTTGCGAACCTCGTCTGCTTGTTGAGCAATTGACATGTTTTTATGGATAACTCCGAGACCACCTGCACGAGCAATAGCAATAGCCATTTGACTCTCTGTAACTGTGTCCATAGCAGCGGTAATAATTGGGACATTTAAAGTCAAATTATCTGCCAATTTAGTTGTTAAATCTGCATCGTTAGGCAACACATGACTTTCAGCTGGAATAAGCAATACATCATCAAAGGTAAAACCTTTTTTCAAAAATTTAGTGTCCCAATTAGACATTCGAAGTTTCCTCTTTTCTTTCTTTTTGAGCTTGACGCTTTTTATATTGTATCTATCATACCATTCTATAAAAATTTGTCAAATGTTACAGGGGTAAATAAAAAACTATCTTTTCTTTGACATAGAAATGATAGTTTCTTGTAAAATACACTTAATTAAAGTAATGAAGACCCATTGCTCCTTTAACCTCAGATAGGGTTTGACCTGCAACTTCACGCGCTCTTTCACTACCTTTTTGAAGCATATTATAAACTTCTCCCATATCCTTAGCAAATTCAATACGGCGCTCACGAATAGGACCCAGTTCACGTTCTAATATTTCAAGTAGATAACGCTTGGTCTTCACATCACCAAGACCACCACGTTGATAGTGTTCTTTCATGTCAGCAATTTCTTGAGCATCTTCTGGACGACCAAAAACATCTAGATAATGGAAAACCATATTTCCTTCAATTTTACCTGGATCCTCAACGCGAATATGATCTGGATCTGTATACATACTCATTACTTTTTTACGCAAAGTATCCGCATCATCAGCTAAATAAATACCGTTATTGAGTGATTTAGACATTTTAGCATTTCCATCTAAACCAGGTAAACGCCCTGCTCTTTCATTTTCTGGATAAATACCTTCCGGTTCCACCAAGACATCACAGTTATATGCATTGTTAAAAGAACGAGCAATCTCGCGAGTTTGCTCAATCATTGGTTTCTGATCTGTCCCAACAGGAACATAATTAGCCTTAAAAGCTGTGATGTCAGCTGCTTGAGCGATTGGGTAAACCAAGAATCCTGTAGGAATGCTTTCTCCAAATCCTTTTTGAGCAATTTCTGTCTTGACAGTTGGATTACGCTCCAAACGAGCTAATGAAACTAGATTCATATAATACATAGACAACTCAGCCAACTCTGGAATCTGGCTTTGAATAAAGATAGTTGATTTACTTGGATCCAATCCAACTGCAAGGTAATCCAAAGCCACATTTCCGATAGACTCTACAATGGTTTGAGGATCTTTGGCATGATCTGTCAAGGCTTGTTGGTCGGCCAGGAACACAAACATATCATACTTATCCTCTTCCTGCAACAATACTCGATTTTTGAGACTTCCAACATAATGTCCAATATGCAATTTTCCTGTTGGACGGTCTCCTGTTAAAATAATGGGTTTAGTCATTTTATTCTCCTTCGATATGGTCCCTTCAATTATAGCATTTTTTTAATGAAATAACCGGAATTTATCAAAATAAATCAGTCTTGCTATTTACAGATTCGTGTAAAGAACACTGTAAATCTAATTTACACAAAATTGACAGATAAAAATTTGAATATTTGCTGATTTTCTAGTAGAATTAGAGTATTACATATAATAGGAGAAAAACATTGCTTACAGTATCTGATGTTTCACTACGTTTTAGTGATCGCAAACTTTTTGATGAGGTCAACATCAAATTTACAGAAGGAAACACCTATGGTTTAATTGGTGCTAACGGTGCAGGTAAATCAACATTTTTAAAAATCTTAGCTGGTGATATCGAACCTACAACTGGTCATGTTTCTCTTGGACCTGATGAACGTCTTTCTGTGCTTCGTCAAAATCACTTTGACTATGAGGATGAACGTGTTATTGATGTTGTTATCATGGGTAATGAAAAACTATACAACATCATGAAAGAAAAAGATGCTATCTATATGAAAGCTGACTTTACTGATGAAGATGGAGTTCGTGCAGCTGAGCTTGAAGGAGAATTTGCTGAACTAGGTGGTTGGGAAGCTGAGAGTGAAGCTTCACAACTCTTGCAAAACTTGAATATCCCTGAAGATCTTCATTACCAAAATATGAGTGAACTAGCAAATGGAGATAAAGTGAAAGTTCTCCTTGCTAAAGCCTTGTTTGGTAAACCAGATGTTCTTCTCCTAGACGAGCCAACCAACGGTTTAGACATCCAATCTATTACTTGGTTAGAAGATTTCTTGATTGACTTTGATAATACCGTTATTGTCGTATCCCATGACCGTCACTTCTTAAACAAAGTATGTACTCACATGGCCGACCTTGATTTTGGAAAAATCAAACTCTATGTCGGAAACTACGATTTCTGGAAAGAATCTTCTGAGCTTGCTGCTAAATTGCTATCAGACCGTAATGCAAAAGCAGAAGAAAAAATTAAGCAACTCCAAGAATTCGTTGCTCGATTCTCTGCTAATGCTTCTAAATCAAGACAAGCAACATCACGTAAAAAAATGCTTGATAAGATTGAACTTGAAGAAATTGTGCCATCTAGTCGTAAATATCCATTTATCAACTTTAAAGCTGAACGAGAAATCGGTAACGATCTCTTGACAGTAGAAAATCTATCTGTCAAGATTGATGGCGAAACTATTCTTGACAACATCAGCTTCATCTTGCGTCCAGGTGACAAGACAGCTCTTATCGGACAAAACGATATCCAAACAACTGCTCTCATCCGTGCTATTATGGGTGATATCGACTATGAAGGAACTGTCAAGTGGGGAGTTACAACTAGTCGTTCTTACTTACCAAAAGACAATTCAGCTGATTTTGCTGGGGGTGAATCTATTCTTGACTGGTTGCGACAATTTGCAAGTAAAGAAGAAGATGACAATACTTTCCTACGTGGCTTCCTAGGCCGTATGCTCTTCTCTGGAGATGAGGTTAACAAACCTGTCAACGTCTTGTCAGGGGGAGAAAAAGTTCGTGTCATGCTATCGAAACTCATGCTTTTGAAATCAAATGTTCTAGTACTTGACGATCCAACCAATCACTTGGATTTGGAATCTATTTCAAGTTTGAACGATGGATTGAAAAGCTTCAAAGAATCTATCATTTTTGCCAGCCATGACCATGAATTCATTCAAACATTGGCTAACCACATTATTGTCTTGTCAAAAGATGGCGTCATCGATCGTATCGATGAAACTTATGATGAATTCCTAGAAAATACAGAAGTACAAGCAAAAGTTAAAGAACTTTGGAAAGACTAAATAATACTTTAAAACTCAGTTGGGTTAACCAACTGAGTTTTCTAACATTCTATGAGGTAACATGAAAACATTTTTCAGAAACTATTGGACCTATCTTATTTCTTTCATCATTCCCCTAATGATTATGTTCGGGGTCTATCTTTCTCAAGGTATCTACTGGAATAGTGATACTTCACCTTTATTAGGAGATGGCTTTCATCAATACGTTATTTTTGATGTAGCTTTAGGAAATATCCTACATGGAAATGGTAGTCTATTTTACACCTTTACAAGTGGCCTCGGACTAAATTTCTATGCCCTATCTAGTTATTACTTGGGAAGTTTCCTCTCACCTCTAGTTTACTTTTTTAATCTATCGAATATGCCAGATGCTGTCTATCTGACAACTCTCTTAAAATTTGGATTGATTGGACTGTCAACTTACTTTAGTTTAAATAAATTATTTCAATCGATTCCTAAGACTTTAAAACTAACTTTATCTACTTCCTATGCTCTGATGAGTTTCTCTGTCAGTCAATTAGAGATCAAAACCTGGCTAGATGTTTTTATCTTAATTCCTTTAATTATCACTGGTTTACAGCTACTTATCACTAAAAAGAAATTCCTATTGTACTTTACAAGTCTGTCAATTTTGTTTATTCAAAATTATTATTTTGGCTATATGACAGCAGTGTTTCTTATTTTCTGGTATCTCTGTCAACTTTCGTGGGACTTTAAGACTCGAAAATCATCTTTTCTTGATTTTGTTGTGACCTCCTTTTTAGCTGGTATGGCTAGTTTGATTCTGACTCTTCCTACTCTATTTGATTTACAGACACATGGGGAAAAATTGACTGAAGTTACAAAGTTTCAAACTGAAAGTAGCTGGTATCTTGATCTTTTTGCTAAGCAATTTGTTGGTTCCTTTGATACAACAAAGTATGGGGCCATCCCAATGATTTTTGTCGGACTACTTCCCTTTATTTTAACCATTTTATTTTTTACGATGAAATCCATTAAGTTTCACGTGAAACTTATCTATGCAATCCTCTTTACATTTCTAATTGCAAGCTTTTATCTTGAAGCTCTTGATTTATTTTGGCAAGGTATGCATACTCCAAATATGTTTTTACATCGCTATGCTTGGATTTTCTCTACCTTGTTAATTTACACAGCAGCAGAAGTCTTAAATCGTCTTAGAGAACTTAAAGTCTGGAATTTTTTAGTTTCGCTTTTTCTTCTAGTATCAGGTTTTTTAGCTACTATCTATCTAAAATCACATTATTCTTTTTTAACAGATTTGAATATTCTGCTTACTCTTGAATTTTTGGTTGTCTATTCTCTTTTACTCCTTGCAGTTATTAAAAAGTTCATCTCTGTGAATCTGTTTGCCATTCTAATCTCTTTATTTATAATGGTTGAAATAAGTTTAAATGCTTCATCTCAAATGGACGGAATTGCCAAAGAATGGGGTTTTGCTTCTCGAAG
This window of the Streptococcus sp. 116-D4 genome carries:
- the yaaA gene encoding S4 domain-containing protein YaaA, with translation MEYKLFEEFITLQALLKELGITHSGGAIKSFLSEHSVYFNGELESRRGKKLRIGDKIDIPDMNIDILLTQPTSEEQEEYQADKVEKERIAKLVKEMNKGIKKDNSKPTSSPKSKQAPRFPGR
- the recF gene encoding DNA replication/repair protein RecF (All proteins in this family for which functions are known are DNA-binding proteins that assist the filamentation of RecA onto DNA for the initiation of recombination or recombinational repair.), encoding MWLQHLSLKTFRNYKETKIDFNPKLNVFLGRNAQGKTNMLEAIYFLALTRSHRTRTDKNLIHFDEEQLHLSGLVQKKTGSIPLEIELTQKGRVTKVNHLKQARLSDYVGHMNVVLFAPEDLQLIKGAPSVRRKFIDMELGQIKPIYLSDLTNYNHILKQRNTYLKSAQKIDETFLSVLDDQLVDYGCRVMNHRLDFIKKLEYFGYKKHFELSNQIEELSITYQSSVKLTDKEYLSESFKIALEKSRSRDLFKKNTGVGPHRDDISFYINGMDASFGSQGQHRSLVLSIKLAEIELMESITTESPILLLDDVMSELDNTRQLKLLETISHSIQTFITTTSLDHLQNLPENLSIFTIQDGKVTVN
- the guaB gene encoding IMP dehydrogenase — translated: MSNWDTKFLKKGFTFDDVLLIPAESHVLPNDADLTTKLADNLTLNVPIITAAMDTVTESQMAIAIARAGGLGVIHKNMSIAQQADEVRKVKRSENGVIIDPFFLTPEHTIAEADELMGRYRISGVPVVETLENRKLVGILTNRDLRFISDYNQPISNHMTSENLVTAPVGTDLATAENILQEHRIEKLPLVDEEGRLSGLITIKDIEKVIEFPNAAKDEFGRLLVAGAVGVTSDTFERAEALFEAGADAIVIDTAHGHSAGVLRKIAEIRAHFPDRTLIAGNIATAEGARALYDAGVDVVKVGIGPGSICTTRVIAGVGVPQVTAIYDAAAVAREYGKTIIADGGIKYSGDIVKALAAGGNAVMLGSMFAGTDEAPGETEIFQGRKFKTYRGMGSIAAMKKGSSDRYFQGSINEANKLVPEGIEGRVAYKGAAADIVFQMIGGIRSGMGYCGAASLKELHDNAQFIEMSGAGLKESHPHDVQITNEAPNYSM
- the trpS gene encoding tryptophan--tRNA ligase produces the protein MTKPIILTGDRPTGKLHIGHYVGSLKNRVLLQEEDKYDMFVFLADQQALTDHAKDPQTIVESIGNVALDYLAVGLDPSKSTIFIQSQIPELAELSMYYMNLVSLARLERNPTVKTEIAQKGFGESIPTGFLVYPIAQAADITAFKANYVPVGTDQKPMIEQTREIARSFNNAYNCDVLVEPEGIYPENERAGRLPGLDGNAKMSKSLNNGIYLADDADTLRKKVMSMYTDPDHIRVEDPGKIEGNMVFHYLDVFGRPEDAQEIADMKEHYQRGGLGDVKTKRYLLEILERELGPIRERRIEFAKDMGEVYNMLQKGSERAREVAGQTLSEVKGAMGLHYFN
- a CDS encoding ATP-binding cassette domain-containing protein produces the protein MLTVSDVSLRFSDRKLFDEVNIKFTEGNTYGLIGANGAGKSTFLKILAGDIEPTTGHVSLGPDERLSVLRQNHFDYEDERVIDVVIMGNEKLYNIMKEKDAIYMKADFTDEDGVRAAELEGEFAELGGWEAESEASQLLQNLNIPEDLHYQNMSELANGDKVKVLLAKALFGKPDVLLLDEPTNGLDIQSITWLEDFLIDFDNTVIVVSHDRHFLNKVCTHMADLDFGKIKLYVGNYDFWKESSELAAKLLSDRNAKAEEKIKQLQEFVARFSANASKSRQATSRKKMLDKIELEEIVPSSRKYPFINFKAEREIGNDLLTVENLSVKIDGETILDNISFILRPGDKTALIGQNDIQTTALIRAIMGDIDYEGTVKWGVTTSRSYLPKDNSADFAGGESILDWLRQFASKEEDDNTFLRGFLGRMLFSGDEVNKPVNVLSGGEKVRVMLSKLMLLKSNVLVLDDPTNHLDLESISSLNDGLKSFKESIIFASHDHEFIQTLANHIIVLSKDGVIDRIDETYDEFLENTEVQAKVKELWKD
- a CDS encoding YfhO family protein; the encoded protein is MKTFFRNYWTYLISFIIPLMIMFGVYLSQGIYWNSDTSPLLGDGFHQYVIFDVALGNILHGNGSLFYTFTSGLGLNFYALSSYYLGSFLSPLVYFFNLSNMPDAVYLTTLLKFGLIGLSTYFSLNKLFQSIPKTLKLTLSTSYALMSFSVSQLEIKTWLDVFILIPLIITGLQLLITKKKFLLYFTSLSILFIQNYYFGYMTAVFLIFWYLCQLSWDFKTRKSSFLDFVVTSFLAGMASLILTLPTLFDLQTHGEKLTEVTKFQTESSWYLDLFAKQFVGSFDTTKYGAIPMIFVGLLPFILTILFFTMKSIKFHVKLIYAILFTFLIASFYLEALDLFWQGMHTPNMFLHRYAWIFSTLLIYTAAEVLNRLRELKVWNFLVSLFLLVSGFLATIYLKSHYSFLTDLNILLTLEFLVVYSLLLLAVIKKFISVNLFAILISLFIMVEISLNASSQMDGIAKEWGFASRSAYNRDIPAMEFFSTYIGNQFTRTEKLETQTGNDSMKFNYNGISQFSSVRNRSASSTLDKLGFKSSGTNLNLRYANNSILADSLFGIQYNISEKLIDKYGFKDIYQKDNLTLYENQFSLPIAFASQSVYNDVKFNEHTLDNQTSFLNQLANVDFDYFSPISYEKTENTDDLISVTSSSNDDAAIQYQIEVPKNSQVYLSFTNLHFSNDKQKKVDILVNGEKKTFTTDNVFSFFNLGYTKEKKNFNINVSFPGNSQVSFESPTFYRLDTQTLTEAIQKIKEQPVTVSTSKNKVFARYDVQQDTSIFFTIPYDKGWSAYQDGKKVEIKQAQTGFMKVDVPKGKGTITLSFIPNGFITGAICSFTSLLLFGIYNYRRKSSKT